In one Cervus elaphus chromosome 9, mCerEla1.1, whole genome shotgun sequence genomic region, the following are encoded:
- the LOC122699339 gene encoding olfactory receptor 7A10-like: MERGNDTQISEFLLLGFSEDPELQSIIFGLFLSMYLITVFGNLLIILAITSDSHLHTPMYFFLSNLSFVDICFTSTTIPKMLWNIQTQSKVITYEGCITQIYFLILFAVLDIFLLTAMAYDRFVAICHPLHYTVIMNPRLCGLLVLMSWIINILNSSLQSLMMLQLSFCTNIEIPHFFCELNHMVQLACSDTFLNNIVMYFAAVLLGGGPFAGILYSYSKIVSCIRRISSAQGKYKAFSTCASHLTVVSLFYCTMLGVYLSSAATHNAHSSATASVMYTVITPMLNPFIYSLRNKDMKSALKAFFVRRNV, translated from the coding sequence ATGGAACGAGGCAATGATACACAAATTTCAGAATTTCTCCTTCTGGGATTTTCAGAGGATCCAGAACTACAGTCCATCATATTTGGGCTTTTCCTCTCTATGTACCTGATCACTGTCTTTggaaacctgctcatcatcctggcCATCACTTCAGACTCCCAcctgcacacccccatgtacttcttcctctccaacctgtccTTTGTAGACATCTGTTTCACTTCCACCACCATCCCAAAGATGCTGTGGAACATCCAAACACAGAGCAAAGTTATCACCTATGAAGGCTGCATCacacagatttattttctcatcctCTTTGCAGTGTTGGACATTTTTCTCCTCACTgcgatggcctatgaccgctttgTGGCCATTTGCCATCCCCTGCACTACACAGTCATCATGAACCCGAGACTCTGTGGACTGCTGGTGTTGATGTCCTGGATCATAAATATTCTTAATTCCTCATTACAAAGCCTAATGATGCTGCAACTGTCCTTCTGCACAAACATTGAAATTCCCCACTTTTTCTGTGAACTCAATCATATGGTCCAACTTGCCTGTTCTGACACATTTCTTAATAACATAGTGATGTATTTTGCAGCTGTCCTGCTGGGTGGAGGTCCCTTTGCTGGTATCCTTTATTCTTATTCTAAGATAGTCTCCTGTATACGCAGAATCTCATCAGCTCAGGGGAAATATAAAGCATTTTCCACCTGTGCGTCTCACCTCACCGTTGTCTCCTTATTTTATTGTACGATGCTTGGAGTGTACCTTAGCTCTGCAGCTACCCACAATGCACACTCAAGTGCAACAGCCTCGGTGATGTACACAGTCATCACACCCATGCTGAACCCtttcatctacagcctgaggaataaAGACATGAAGAGCGCTCTGAAAGCATTCTTTGTGAGAAGAAATGTATGA
- the LOC122699342 gene encoding olfactory receptor 7A17-like, translated as MVKADNGTQILEFLLLGLSGEVKVQPLIFGLFLSTYLITMFGNLLIILAITSDPHLHTPMYFFLSNLSFVDICFTSTTIPKMLWNIWTQSKVISYKECITQIYFLILFAVLDILLLTVMSYDRFVAICQPLHYTVIMNPQLCGWLVLISWIISVLNSLLQSLTVLRLSFCTNIEIPHFFCELNHMVQLACSDTFVNNIVMYFAAVLLCGGPFFGILCSYSKIVSSICRISSALGKYKAFSTCASHLTIVSLFYCTMLGVYLSSAATHNAHSSATASVMYTVITPMLNPFIYSLRNKDMKRALKALFVKGNI; from the exons ATGGTAAAAGCTG ACAACGGTACACAAATTCTAGaatttctccttctgggactttCAGGGGAAGTAAAAGTACAGCCCCTCATATTTGGGCTTTTCCTCTCCACATACCTGATTACTATGTTTGGAAACCTGCTCATCATCTTGGCCATCACTTCAGACCCCCACcttcacacccccatgtacttcttcctctccaacctgtccTTTGTAGACATCTGTttcacctccaccaccatcccaAAGATGTTGTGGAACATCTGGACACAAAGCAAAGTTATCAGCTATAAGGAATGCATCacacagatttattttctcatactTTTTGCAGTGTTGGACATCCTCCTCCTGACCGTGATGTCCTATGACCGCTTTGTGGCCATTTGTCAACCTCTCCACTACACAGTCATCATGAACCCCCAGCTCTGTGGATGGCTGGTGCTGATATCCTGGATCATAAGTGTCCTGAATTCCTTATTACAAAGCTTAACGGTGTTGCGACTATCCTTCTGCACAAACATTGAAATTCCCCACTTTTTCTGTGAACTCAATCATATGGTCCAACTTGCCTGTTCTGACACATTTGTTAATAACATAGTGATGTATTTTGCAGCTGTCCTGCTGTGTGGTGGTCCCTTCTTTGGTATCCTTTGTTCATATTCTAAAATAGTTTCCTCTATATGCAGAATCTCATCAGCTCTGGGGAAGTATAAAGCATTTTCCACCTGTGCGTCTCACCTCACCATTGTCTCCTTATTTTATTGTACGATGCTTGGAGTGTACCTTAGCTCTGCAGCTACCCACAATGCACACTCAAGTGCAACAGCCTCAGTGATGTACACAGTCATCACACCCATGCTGAACCCtttcatctacagcctgaggaataaAGACATGAAGAGAGCTCTGAAAGCGTTATTTGTGAAGGGAAATATATAA